In Streptomyces sp. NBC_00448, the following are encoded in one genomic region:
- the sucC gene encoding ADP-forming succinate--CoA ligase subunit beta, translating to MDLFEYQARDLFAKHGVPVLAGEVIDTPEAAREVAERLGGRAVVKAQVKVGGRGKAGGVKLAADPADAVAKADAILGMDIKGHTVHKVMLAQTADIKEEYYVSFLLDRTNRTFLAMASVEGGVEIEVVAEENPDALAKVPVDALEGVTPEKAAEIVAAAKFPAEIADQVADVLQQLWTVFIKEDALLVEVNPLVKTGEGKIVALDGKVSLDENAAFRQPEHEALEDKAAANPLEAAAKAKGLNYVKLEGQVGIIGNGAGLVMSTLDVVAYAGEAHGGVKPANFLDIGGGASAEVMANGLEIILGDPDVKSVFVNVFGGITACDEVANGIVQALALLASKGEEVTKPLVVRLDGNNAELGRKILSDANHPLVQRVDTMDGAADKAAELAAK from the coding sequence GTGGACCTGTTCGAGTACCAGGCGAGGGACCTCTTCGCCAAGCACGGTGTACCGGTGCTGGCCGGTGAAGTCATCGACACGCCTGAGGCGGCGCGCGAGGTGGCGGAGCGGCTGGGCGGCCGGGCGGTCGTCAAGGCACAAGTCAAGGTGGGCGGCCGCGGCAAGGCCGGCGGTGTGAAGCTCGCCGCGGACCCGGCCGACGCGGTGGCGAAGGCCGACGCGATCCTCGGCATGGACATCAAGGGCCACACGGTCCACAAGGTCATGCTCGCCCAGACCGCGGACATCAAGGAGGAGTACTACGTCTCCTTCCTGCTGGACCGCACCAACCGGACCTTCCTCGCGATGGCGTCCGTCGAGGGCGGCGTCGAGATCGAGGTCGTCGCCGAGGAGAACCCCGACGCGCTCGCGAAGGTCCCGGTGGACGCGCTGGAGGGCGTGACCCCGGAGAAGGCCGCCGAGATCGTGGCCGCCGCGAAGTTCCCGGCCGAGATCGCCGACCAGGTCGCGGACGTGCTGCAGCAGCTGTGGACCGTCTTCATCAAGGAAGACGCCCTGCTGGTCGAGGTCAACCCGCTGGTGAAGACCGGCGAGGGCAAGATCGTCGCGCTCGACGGCAAGGTCTCGCTCGACGAGAACGCCGCCTTCCGGCAGCCCGAGCACGAGGCGCTGGAGGACAAGGCCGCGGCCAACCCGCTGGAGGCCGCCGCCAAGGCCAAGGGCCTGAACTACGTCAAGCTCGAAGGCCAGGTCGGCATCATCGGCAACGGCGCGGGCCTGGTCATGTCCACCCTGGACGTCGTCGCCTACGCCGGTGAGGCGCACGGCGGCGTGAAGCCCGCCAACTTCCTCGACATCGGCGGCGGCGCCTCCGCCGAGGTGATGGCGAACGGCCTGGAGATCATCCTGGGCGACCCGGACGTCAAGTCCGTCTTCGTCAACGTCTTCGGCGGCATCACCGCCTGCGACGAGGTCGCCAACGGCATCGTGCAGGCCCTGGCGCTGCTCGCCTCCAAGGGCGAGGAGGTCACCAAGCCGCTGGTGGTCCGTCTGGACGGCAACAACGCGGAGCTGGGTCGCAAGATCCTCTCGGACGCCAACCACCCGCTGGTGCAGCGCGTCGACACGATGGACGGCGCGGCCGACAAGGCCGCCGAGCTGGCTGCGAAGTAA
- the sucD gene encoding succinate--CoA ligase subunit alpha, which produces MAIFLTKDSKVIVQGMTGATGMKHTTLMLGDGTNIVGGVNPRKAGTTVTFEQGDVPVFGSVKEAMEATGADVTVIFVPEKFTKSAVVEAIEAEIPLAVVITEGVAVHDSAAFWALAQSKGNKTRIIGPNCPGLITPGQSNAGIIPGDITKPGRIGLVSKSGTLTYQMMYELRDIGFSSAVGIGGDPIIGTTHIDALAAFEADPDTDLIVMIGEIGGDAEERAAAYIEKNVTKPVVGYVAGFTAPEGKTMGHAGAIVSGSSGTAQAKKEALEAAGVKVGKTPSETARLARAILAG; this is translated from the coding sequence ATGGCTATCTTCCTGACCAAGGACAGCAAGGTCATCGTCCAGGGCATGACCGGCGCCACCGGCATGAAGCACACCACCCTGATGCTGGGCGACGGCACCAACATCGTCGGCGGCGTCAACCCGCGCAAGGCCGGCACCACCGTCACCTTCGAGCAGGGCGACGTCCCGGTCTTCGGCTCCGTCAAGGAGGCCATGGAGGCCACCGGCGCGGACGTCACCGTGATCTTCGTACCGGAGAAGTTCACCAAGAGCGCGGTCGTCGAGGCGATCGAGGCCGAGATCCCGCTCGCGGTCGTGATCACCGAGGGCGTCGCCGTCCACGACTCCGCCGCGTTCTGGGCGCTCGCCCAGTCGAAGGGCAACAAGACCCGGATCATCGGCCCGAACTGCCCCGGCCTGATCACCCCCGGCCAGTCGAACGCGGGCATCATCCCCGGCGACATCACCAAGCCGGGCCGGATCGGCCTGGTCTCCAAGTCGGGCACGCTGACCTACCAGATGATGTACGAGCTGCGCGACATCGGCTTCTCGTCCGCGGTCGGCATCGGCGGCGACCCGATCATCGGTACCACGCACATCGACGCGCTCGCCGCGTTCGAGGCCGACCCCGACACCGACCTGATCGTGATGATCGGCGAGATCGGCGGCGACGCCGAGGAGCGGGCCGCGGCCTACATCGAGAAGAACGTGACGAAGCCGGTCGTCGGCTACGTCGCGGGCTTCACCGCGCCCGAGGGCAAGACCATGGGCCACGCCGGCGCCATCGTCTCCGGCTCCTCCGGCACCGCGCAGGCGAAGAAGGAGGCCCTGGAGGCCGCGGGCGTCAAGGTCGGCAAGACGCCGTCCGAGACCGCGCGGCTGGCGCGGGCCATCCTGGCGGGCTGA